TAAGATGTCTGAAAACTACGATTCTAGGATGATTTTACTAGCTCCAGCTTTCCTATTATGGTGTTTAATTCTTTTAATAGGTCGTAGGCTTTCTCGACGTCCTTCGCCTCCATGTATGCTATGGATTTTCTGAAATCTTCGCTTAGGGAGCTTATCTCTTCTCCTATCCTCTTCAGTTCTCTCGTGTTTACTACAACGACGAGCTTCTGTACTGTGGGATCATTTCCTAGCCCTCTGTAAGTTGAGTATTAGTGAGTCTATGCAGTCGCATATGCTTCTGCTGCTCCAGCCCCTCCACCCCCATACCTCCTCCTAGTAGTTCCTCCACCTCCACCAGACTCATACCACATATCACCGCATGCTGGACACTTCTTGAAAGGCCCATAAACAATTGGGACAATCCTCGCACCACAAAAAGGACACGGCTCAGTAACCATAACCCTCCACCAAAACAATCACACCATACACTTATCAATCTTTCGCACATTTTTCAAGCAAATGCTCCTCAAATTGATAACATCACAAATACTAGGCTATTCTTTAACAATAATCCTCAGATTTTTGAAAGAGTGATACAGAAAGCTTTTTATTCTTGAATCCATAAATAAGCTTCTTCTTCCGTCAGGCCTCTTGTGATTACTTCATAGTATAATTTTTCAGCTGCCCCTCGACGGACGCTACATTTTTCATGCGCCAGAAGTATTGGTAATGGTTGGTTCATTCCAGGCAATGTCCAGACATAGTTTATCAATGTTAAGATTTTTTCAAATTTATCTCTGAGTTCTTCACCATATAGTGAATAAGTCGATGCTAGTTCAATTCTATACACCTTACTTCGGATATTCGGTTTATAGTAAGCTTGATATATTTTAACTCCAAAGTCATCATATTGAGAATATGTCATAAAAAGTGGATCAGTTTTTTCCAAAAAATCTAGCGGTTGAAAAGGTGTTGTATAAACTGGAAGCTTAGACTGTAACGATGCAAAATATAAGATTCCTGTTAGCAAGTCTAAATCATTGGAAAATGGTGATAAATCTATTTCATCGTTAAAAGTTGATTGAAGAAACCTCATAAACTCCGTTCCAATAATCCGTTTTACAAACCCTATTACAGTAACATCACGATTAATGCAGGACTTTATATTATCAGTTCTACACTGAACATAGCTTGAATTTCTCAAAAGTGGAGGATCAACAATTGGTCCATCAAGTAAAATGAAGGGCGACTCGAGGCCAATTAATCTTTCAGCAAGTCCTCTAAGAGAACGCGTTTCACACCATAACATAATTTCCGAACTCTTTTTATTGGCCTCTGACTCATCAGAACATTCAATGGGAATTATTAATCCATCCAACAGAACTTCAGGATCTACTGTAAAGCCTTCTCTGGCAAGAATAATTGACAGACCAATAAATGTATAGTAACGTCCACCATATCCGCTTATAACTTGAAAGCTGCCATCCAAAGCTCCAGTAGCCGCTCTTCTTAAAGAATTTACAAGAGAGTCATCTTTCTTGAGAGTGTTTATTATCGCGTTTTCCTTCAACAAGTTAAGTAGTCTCATACACCTTTCCTTCATCCGTGTTACTCTTCGTCTTTCTCCATCGCCAAGTTCAATAGCCCTATTTACAA
This genomic interval from Candidatus Methanomethylicota archaeon contains the following:
- a CDS encoding DNA double-strand break repair nuclease NurA yields the protein MPLSEEEIRRILRKIEFDKTEPKLLVELVNRAIELGDGERRRVTRMKERCMRLLNLLKENAIINTLKKDDSLVNSLRRAATGALDGSFQVISGYGGRYYTFIGLSIILAREGFTVDPEVLLDGLIIPIECSDESEANKKSSEIMLWCETRSLRGLAERLIGLESPFILLDGPIVDPPLLRNSSYVQCRTDNIKSCINRDVTVIGFVKRIIGTEFMRFLQSTFNDEIDLSPFSNDLDLLTGILYFASLQSKLPVYTTPFQPLDFLEKTDPLFMTYSQYDDFGVKIYQAYYKPNIRSKVYRIELASTYSLYGEELRDKFEKILTLINYVWTLPGMNQPLPILLAHEKCSVRRGAAEKLYYEVITRGLTEEEAYLWIQE